DNA from Agathobaculum sp. NTUH-O15-33:
TTGCCGCCCGAGAGATTGCGCGCCAGCGCTTCGATCCCCGGCGTTCGCACGTTCAACTCCTTGCAGTATTCGCCGCCCTCCCGCCGGCGGCGTTTGGTGTCGATCACACGGATCGGCCCTCGCCCGTAGCTGTGCTGATTGGCGACGACGATATTATCCAAAACGGACAGCCCGCCGAAAATGCCGTTTTTGCGGCGTTCCTCCGTCAAAAGGACGATACCGTTGCGTTTGGCGTCCCGCGGCGAGCGCACCGTGATCTTGGCCCCATTTTTATAGAGCGCGCCGCTCTCGATCGGGCGCAGGCCGAATATCGATTCGACCAGCTCGGTGCGCTGCGCGCCCACCAAACCGCCGATGCCCAATATCTCGCCCCGGCGCAGTGTGAAGCTGACGTTTTGAAACGACATGCTGTCGCCCGATGTATAGTTTTCCACCCGCAGCACCTCCTCGTCCCGCGGGGCGTAGTGCTTTTCCGGGAAGCGGCTCGACAGGGTGCGCCCTACCATGGTATTGACGATAAAATCCGTCGTCATGCCCTCGCACGATCAGGTGCCCTGATAGGCGCCGTCGCGCATGATGGTGATTTCGTCGCAGATCGTAAGAATCTCATCGATCTTGTGCGAGATAAAGATCACCGAACGGTTTTCCGCCTTGAGCTGACGGATGATGCGGAACAAGTGCTCGGTCTCGGTATCGGTAAGCGACGAGGTCGGCTCGTCCATGATAATGATTTCCGCGTTATAGCTGACCGCTTTGGCGATCTCGGCCTGCTGCAGCTTGGAAACCGACAGATCGCGCGCCAGCACGGTGGGACTGATGCGGATATCGAGGCTTTCAAACAACGCGGCGGTCATCTCTTCCATTTTTTTATGATCGACCACCGGCCCTTTTTTTGGGAAACCGGCCGAGCCAAATGTTTTCCATGATCGGGCGAAGCGGGATGGGGCTCAGCTCCTGATGGATCATGGCGATGCCGTTTTGCAGCGCGTCGCGCGTGTCGGACAGCGCGACCTCCCTGCCGTTCAGGCGGATCGTTCCGCCGTTTGGTATGTACATGCCGAACAGGCATTTCATCAGCGTGGATTTTCCCGCGCCGTTTTCTCCCATCAATGCGTGTACGGAACCGGGCTTTACTTTCAGCGACACATCATCGAGCGCTTTGACGCCCGGGAAGCTTTTAGAGATATGCTCCATTTCCAGACGATACTCCGGCATTTCCTTTCCTCCATGATTTGTGGGAGAGGACAAGGTCCCTGTCCCCCTGCCCGGCGGGCAGGGACTTTGCCGTTCTCCGGTTTATAAGGTAACAGCTACGCTGTCAATGGGGGGCTGGGTCAGCTTTTATAATCTTTTTGGATCTGTTCCCAGTTGTCCTGCGAGACCTTGACGTGATCGATGCGGACATACTTTTCATCTTCTATGGCAAATCCCAAGTTTTGCTCCGTCAGCTCGGCGCCGTTCGCGGCGGCGATCAGTAGGTCGGTGCAGTAGCGCGCATAGGTTTTCGCATCGTTCAGCACCGTGCCCCACATCTGCCCGGTCGACATCGAATCAAAGCCCGCGTCCGTGCCGTCGATACCGACGACCGGGATATACTTACCGTCGCCCGGCGCGCCGGTATTATAGCCGTTTACCTTGAGCGCCTCGATACAGCCGATGGCCATATCGTCGTTGACCGCGAGCACGCCGTCGATATTTTCCAGACCGATGGAGGAGATAAAGCCGCTCATTTGGTCGTACGCGGTGGCGCGCGACCACTCGCCGACCGAATTGCCCGCCATTTCAGCGCTAACGCCCGCGTCCGCCAGTACCTTTTCAATAAACTGCGAACGCACCTCGGAGGTCGTGTCACCCACCTGCCCTTCAATTAAAATATAGCTGAACTTACCGTCGCCGTTATGATCGGCGTTATCGAACGTGTTCCAGTAATCCAGCATCAGC
Protein-coding regions in this window:
- a CDS encoding galactose ABC transporter substrate-binding protein, yielding MKRFLAGLLAAVSVLALTACTSSSQDAAPPEADSEGASAAGGATMDGTGMVFAGSCWSFNDTFINNISSHVKQFAEEYGASFEFSDAQGSQPNQTDALNGYITKGVNGLMVNIIDTTATTIILRAAADADLPVVFFEHEPDKKDMDTYDKCWTVGSNNEQGGTFMAELMLDYWNTFDNADHNGDGKFSYILIEGQVGDTTSEVRSQFIEKVLADAGVSAEMAGNSVGEWSRATAYDQMSGFISSIGLENIDGVLAVNDDMAIGCIEALKVNGYNTGAPGDGKYIPVVGIDGTDAGFDSMSTGQMWGTVLNDAKTYARYCTDLLIAAANGAELTEQNLGFAIEDEKYVRIDHVKVSQDNWEQIQKDYKS